Proteins encoded together in one Armatimonadota bacterium window:
- a CDS encoding amidase family protein: NLAGLPAMSIPAGFADGLPIGLQITGKPLAEATILRAAHAFQQATNFHRLRPLQPPSGLQGAVVEWARGGRR; this comes from the coding sequence CAATCTCGCCGGCCTGCCCGCCATGTCCATCCCCGCGGGGTTCGCTGACGGCCTGCCTATCGGGCTTCAGATCACGGGCAAGCCGCTCGCGGAGGCGACGATTCTGCGCGCCGCGCACGCCTTCCAGCAGGCGACGAACTTCCACCGCCTGCGACCGCTGCAACCACCATCGGGGTTGCAGGGAGCAGTGGTCGAGTGGGCGCGCGGTGGGAGGCGCTGA